From the Ostrinia nubilalis chromosome 8, ilOstNubi1.1, whole genome shotgun sequence genome, one window contains:
- the LOC135074144 gene encoding uncharacterized protein LOC135074144, with product MGNDKHRKRRKPGARKYSDYSQETLEVAADLVRDKVISSYEAEKQFGIPRRTIVNRSKKLHSKDFGRPTELSIDEEAHIADVVNLSAQFGSPLTMLDLRIVVHNYLTKNGKLHLFKGKMPGERWARAFLDRHHFSNRAAQNIKRNRAAKTVDELNQYFENLEESLKDIPPTNILNFDETNLTDDPGSRKCIFKRGTKHPERVLNASKSSVSVMFSGSADGQCLPPYVVYKADHLWTRWSENGPKNCRYNRTKSGWFDMVCFDDWFKYIVLPWANSLDGPKLIIGDNLASHLSVETIQICQSQNIRFVFLPTNATHLTQPLDVAFFGPMKRHWREILTNYKATYGSANTINKCHFPQLLDELMTKIDMTKETNLRKGFEGCGIYPFNPSRVTKRLPTVQEEDIRQFDASLLEYLQRNRRSQPIKTGQNSRLTVTPGKSISTEEAEELAKAKLIKKNPKQKEKKDTSLPGPSKIISVKNKKNKQTGKMHKKTISQPISDNKIDKCSQSSGLPLMIKNPNSLSRLCTNAINIYLQPLASDSFKIVHCLKDLPKGSEMNFLFCDDTPECLQLNTDSIPKNDLELQKKSSIKKKPSKIIITSKPSNIIITSNKVIKEASPENNMPLRDKDTQINTKKRRQANISQLQSSKNKRKRKRVYDSESSSTSETSFRAADDSDCEDFDNYIQTYLQEQEDQENICPFGLSNIEFHEEDPLGFDKNSWVIVKFASKKSVKHFIGKILFINNKIPTVKFARKVKNSKCNKGTVFTYPNIDDVCAVQDLNDIITVLPDPQITRRGQFIFNLSLEKYNIQ from the coding sequence ATGGGGAACGacaaacatagaaaaagaagaaaacCAGGAGCTCGTAAATATTCTGATTATTCTCAGGAAACATTAGAAGTTGCTGCAGACCTAGTGCGTGATAAAGTTATTTCGTCGTATGAAGCGGAAAAGCAATTTGGTATACCACGACGGACCATAGTAAATCGCAGTAAGAAATTACACTCGAAAGATTTTGGTCGACCGACCGAATTGTCCATAGATGAAGAAGCCCACATCGCCGACGTTGTGAATCTTTCTGCACAATTTGGAAGTCCGTTGACCATGCTAGACTTGCGCATTGTAGTACATAACTACCTAACAAAAAACGGCAAACTTCACCTTTTTAAGGGCAAAATGCCCGGTGAACGGTGGGCACGGGCATTTTTAGATCGTCACCATTTTTCAAATAGAGCTgcacaaaatataaaaagaaatcGTGCCGCAAAAACGGTAGACGAATTAAACCAATATTTTGAAAATCTGGAGGAGTCGCTAAAAGATATCCCTCCTACAAACATACTTAATTTCGACGAGACAAATTTGACCGACGATCCAGGATCACgaaaatgtatatttaaaaGAGGCACTAAACACCCAGAAAGGGTTCTTAACGCGAGCAAAAGCTCAGTATCCGTAATGTTCAGCGGAAGTGCAGACGGTCAATGCCTACCGCCCTACGTTGTATACAAGGCTGACCATTTATGGACTAGATGGTCCGAAAATGGTCCAAAAAATTGTCGATATAACAGAACTAAATCAGGATGGTTTGACATGGTCTGCTTTGACGACTGGTTCAAATATATAGTTTTGCCATGGGCAAACTCTCTAGATGGACCAAAACTTATCATCGGCGATAACTTGGCATCACACCTAAGCGTCGAGACAATacaaatatgtcaaagtcaaaacaTCAGATTTGTTTTTCTTCCAACGAATGCAACACATCTTACTCAACCGTTAGATGTCGCATTTTTTGGACCCATGAAACGTCACTGGCGTGAAATTTTAACTAATTACAAAGCTACATACGGCAGCGCAAATACTATTAACAAATGCCATTTTCCACAATTATTAGACGAACTCATGACCAAAATAGATATGACAAAAGAGACAAATTTACGCAAAGGATTTGAAGGATGTGGAATATACCCTTTCAATCCATCAAGAGTGACAAAAAGGTTACCAACGGTGCAAGAAGAAGACATTCGTCAATTTGATGCAAGCCTTCTAGAGTATTTACAGAGAAATAGACGATCGCAACCAATAAAAACAGGTCAAAACAGCAGACTAACAGTAACACCAGGCAAGTCTATATCTACTGAGGAGGCAGAAGAGCTAGCTAAAGCCAAGCTTATAAAGAAAAATCCAAAacaaaaagagaaaaaagaCACAAGTTTACCAGGACCATCGAAAATAATATCtgtaaagaataaaaaaaacaagcagACCggaaaaatgcacaaaaaaacAATTTCACAACCAATCAGTGACAATAAAATAGATAAATGCTCCCAATCTTCTGGTTTGCCATTGATGATCAAAAATCCTAACAGTCTCAGTAGGCTTTGTACTAATGCTATTAACATTTATTTGCAACCGTTAGCGTCAGATTCCTTCAAAATCGTGCATTGCCTAAAAGATTTACCAAAAGGTTCCGAAATGAACTTTCTATTTTGTGATGATACACCAGAATGCCTACAATTAAATACAGATAGCATACCAAAAAATGATCTAGAACTACAAAAAAAGTCCTCAATTAAGAAAAAACCTTCGAAGATAATAATTACGTCGAAACCTTCGAATATAATAATTACGTCTAATAAAGTTATCAAAGAAGCTTCTCCTGAAAATAATATGCCATTGCGAGATAAAGATACccagataaatacaaaaaaaagaaGACAAGCCAATATTTCTCAACTGCAGTCatccaaaaataaaagaaaaaggaAACGCGTATATGATAGCGAGTCAAGCTCAACGTCAGAAACATCTTTTCGAGCTGCAGATGACTCAGATTGTGAAGATTTTGACAATTATATTCAAACATATTTACAAgaacaagaagaccaagaaaaTATATGCCCTTTTGGCCTGAGCAACATTGAATTTCATGAAGAGGATCCTCTAGggtttgacaaaaacagttggGTAATAGTCAAATTCGCTTCAAAAAAAAGTGTTAAGCACTTTATcggaaagattttatttattaataataaaattcctACTGTAAAATTTGCGAGAAAAGTTAAAAATTCGAAGTGTAATAAGGGAACAGTCTTCACTTACCCTAACATTGATGATGTATGTGCTGTACAAGATTTAAATGACATTATTACAGTATTACCTGACCCCCAAATCACCCGACGAGGACAATTCATATTTAATTTAAGTCTCGAGAAATATAACATACAgtga